In one Marinitoga hydrogenitolerans DSM 16785 genomic region, the following are encoded:
- a CDS encoding NAD(+)/NADH kinase, whose translation MKAILFFNPLKARKEDVQEQFFDIFHNNDIEILKIMPAGSALADNSLYQEADIFIVLGGDGTVLRVAELSAENSIPIVGINLGTLGFLTAYDSTEIEQAAKDIASNNLHYSDRFLLECYVGGKKLISLNDITVQKSQPIGTVDLEILIKGESVLNYAGDGVILSTPTGSTGYALSMGGPIIEPSLDLITINPLASHSLNIRPLVVSSNNYIEIIIHHIDAGNAYVTVDGDIVHRIEAGMAVVVSSSEKKVTLAQKNDYSFFKVLNNKLGFGRRII comes from the coding sequence GTGAAAGCGATATTATTTTTTAATCCATTGAAAGCAAGAAAAGAAGATGTTCAGGAACAATTTTTTGATATTTTTCATAATAATGATATTGAAATATTAAAAATTATGCCAGCGGGATCAGCATTAGCTGATAATTCTTTGTATCAAGAAGCAGATATTTTTATTGTTTTGGGCGGAGATGGAACAGTATTAAGAGTAGCAGAATTATCAGCAGAAAATTCTATTCCTATTGTAGGAATTAATTTAGGAACATTAGGATTTTTAACTGCATATGATAGTACAGAAATTGAGCAGGCTGCAAAAGATATAGCATCAAATAATTTGCATTATTCAGATCGTTTCTTATTGGAATGCTATGTAGGAGGAAAAAAATTAATCTCTTTAAATGATATAACAGTACAAAAAAGTCAACCTATAGGGACTGTTGATCTTGAAATATTAATCAAAGGAGAAAGCGTTTTGAATTATGCAGGTGATGGTGTGATTCTTTCCACACCCACAGGTTCTACAGGATATGCATTATCTATGGGAGGACCAATTATTGAACCATCTTTAGATTTAATAACAATAAACCCTTTAGCTTCACATTCCCTAAATATAAGACCACTTGTTGTTTCTTCAAATAATTATATTGAAATTATCATTCATCATATTGATGCAGGAAATGCTTATGTAACTGTTGATGGAGATATTGTACATAGAATTGAAGCGGGTATGGCTGTAGTAGTATCTTCTTCTGAAAAAAAGGTTACTTTAGCTCAGAAAAATGATTATTCATTCTTTAAAGTTCTAAATAATAAATTAGGATTTGGAAGGAGAATAATATGA
- a CDS encoding LptF/LptG family permease: protein MQKLIKYISKEFISPFFMGLIGFIVFVSVELLYQLSDIIVRNKVGIDKLFILIAYHIPYFLVMGIPVGILFSIFWVLSRLSNDNEIIALQSLGIPSKRIVIPFIFLAIILSFLTFSLYDTIVPKSNMKAKEAISKYVYKNVEANIEMNKFVEVEKNKKYLYVRKIDKDSGILYGLLLYEVDYSKTTVFHAEKAFKDKDKWYMENGRIFRLTDDGLLKLDITFKKLELDISKNVEEYLRFSKSPNDMTTRELKHKIEITQKLGGDASALIVGYQEKFSNSFAPIVISLLGVALSLFINLRSKSWSVISTFVLVVLYQGSGAWLSALGKERILNPYLAPWIPNIIFGIVGIILFVLLDTRAAYKLIEPLKRVFGTIIILILLSSQGFSEKVYIESPNITIEGTKITFEGSTIINYKDSIIKAQKGFGELNDENKIIKASLFGNVTYIQDKRTIEASSMEINFESKDVVLNNTYSIESFKNKNKKTVKLRVWSGISEKKTDEDVVFSKKVKLTTCKECPTYYFKASHVTIYPEQFLVARDVILEFFGIPVFYFPFYFQSLSGEKEAPFIAAFAFKEDTITISVKINHTFANNSSLSFFQEYARNVKEDKLSQSMSYTYTIPFILGTLAISNSIKDNSFSDLRLSLSKKLELLNFSSSLSHSFSSNTDSFSINIKDIKTGLGKFSLSSSFLWKDRNITSVKFLNLSTPSLTKKYKKTFFKINSTRINITGPATKLFESWKEKTVSINTSFDSQIFNGNKKNTIKISYSSLYQKDELKNFNLYIKNDITDNYKPLKYNKDIFFLDSSITPQLKFAFRNSYPNKIYNYYAYGLKANFKTKLSIFQYGISDYQYYRVLVNEPKWVSNPATHTNKLTDFMGTEFNLKIFDVKNFFDLRYNRTFDFMQEKAEDRFITHFLTSKYTLNYNKLSFENNTRTDLEKEKIDFIKTKFNGFIKYDIFKHNYQFDYDHKNEIMPITVINNKSEIIFGKNKIEINYDYYLKKETFKESIPQIKSKYLFYDSNGGRYEGNLNFFNEYKNIHYDLKYKSKGAKQSLILNLDYDIENEYLKTGIGYNTSTKYDWAKISFIYDIKNNVWNFTQFELNKRLICWSLYFKGDLKLLPKFSLKSFEFKFFITDIPEKSVGYTEEKGVDINLF, encoded by the coding sequence ATGCAAAAATTGATAAAATATATATCTAAAGAATTTATATCTCCATTTTTTATGGGATTAATTGGTTTTATAGTTTTTGTTAGTGTAGAATTATTATATCAGCTTTCTGATATAATAGTTAGAAATAAGGTAGGAATTGATAAGCTCTTTATTTTAATTGCATATCATATACCATATTTTTTGGTTATGGGTATTCCAGTTGGAATACTTTTTTCTATATTCTGGGTACTGTCTAGGTTATCCAATGATAATGAAATAATAGCTCTTCAATCCCTTGGGATTCCATCGAAAAGAATAGTCATACCTTTTATCTTTTTGGCTATTATTTTGTCCTTTTTAACCTTTTCTTTATATGACACAATTGTTCCTAAATCAAATATGAAGGCCAAAGAGGCCATTTCAAAATATGTTTATAAAAATGTAGAAGCTAATATTGAAATGAATAAATTTGTAGAAGTGGAAAAAAATAAAAAATATTTATATGTGAGAAAAATAGATAAAGATTCTGGAATTTTATACGGCCTTTTATTATATGAAGTTGATTATTCAAAAACTACAGTTTTTCATGCTGAAAAAGCCTTTAAAGATAAAGACAAATGGTATATGGAAAATGGTCGTATTTTTAGATTAACAGATGATGGTTTATTGAAATTAGATATAACATTTAAAAAATTGGAATTGGATATTTCAAAAAATGTAGAAGAGTATTTAAGGTTTTCTAAAAGTCCAAATGATATGACAACAAGGGAATTAAAGCATAAGATAGAAATCACCCAAAAACTAGGAGGAGATGCATCAGCGTTAATTGTAGGATATCAAGAAAAGTTTTCAAATTCCTTTGCACCTATTGTAATATCTCTATTGGGGGTAGCATTGTCTTTATTTATAAACCTCAGAAGCAAGTCCTGGAGTGTTATATCAACATTTGTTTTAGTAGTTTTATACCAAGGGTCAGGAGCTTGGTTAAGTGCTTTGGGTAAAGAAAGAATCCTAAATCCATATCTCGCACCGTGGATACCAAATATTATATTTGGTATTGTTGGAATAATATTATTTGTTTTATTAGATACGAGAGCAGCTTATAAATTAATAGAGCCTTTGAAAAGAGTATTTGGAACAATTATTATATTGATATTGTTAAGTTCTCAGGGGTTTTCAGAAAAAGTATATATTGAGTCACCTAATATAACTATAGAAGGGACAAAAATTACTTTTGAAGGTAGCACAATTATTAATTATAAAGATTCTATAATAAAGGCTCAAAAAGGTTTTGGAGAGTTGAATGATGAAAATAAGATAATAAAGGCAAGTCTTTTTGGAAATGTAACATATATTCAGGATAAAAGAACTATCGAAGCGTCTTCTATGGAAATAAACTTTGAGAGTAAAGATGTTGTTTTAAATAATACATATTCAATAGAATCTTTTAAAAATAAGAATAAAAAGACGGTTAAACTTAGAGTATGGTCTGGAATATCAGAAAAAAAAACTGATGAAGATGTAGTATTTTCCAAAAAAGTAAAATTGACAACATGTAAAGAATGCCCTACATATTATTTTAAAGCATCACATGTTACGATATACCCAGAACAATTTTTAGTAGCTCGTGATGTAATATTAGAATTTTTTGGTATCCCGGTATTTTATTTCCCTTTTTATTTTCAAAGTTTATCTGGAGAGAAAGAAGCTCCTTTTATTGCGGCCTTTGCTTTTAAAGAGGATACAATTACTATTTCAGTAAAAATAAATCATACTTTTGCAAATAATTCATCACTATCTTTTTTTCAAGAATATGCTAGAAACGTAAAGGAAGACAAATTATCACAGTCAATGAGTTATACATATACTATACCTTTCATTTTAGGAACATTGGCAATATCAAATAGTATTAAAGATAATTCCTTTTCAGATTTAAGATTATCACTATCGAAAAAACTAGAACTTTTAAATTTTTCTTCTTCATTGTCACATAGTTTTTCTTCAAATACAGATTCTTTTTCTATCAATATAAAAGATATAAAAACAGGTTTAGGTAAATTTTCTCTTTCTTCATCTTTTTTGTGGAAAGATAGAAATATTACTAGTGTAAAGTTTTTGAATTTATCTACACCATCATTAACTAAGAAATATAAAAAAACATTTTTTAAAATTAATTCGACAAGAATAAATATCACAGGTCCAGCAACAAAACTATTTGAGTCCTGGAAAGAAAAAACCGTATCTATAAATACATCATTTGATTCCCAAATATTTAACGGAAATAAAAAAAACACCATAAAGATTAGTTATTCGAGTTTATATCAAAAAGATGAGCTGAAAAATTTTAATTTATATATTAAAAATGATATTACAGATAATTATAAACCATTAAAATATAATAAAGATATCTTTTTTCTTGATAGTTCTATAACGCCACAATTGAAATTTGCTTTTAGAAATAGTTATCCAAATAAAATATATAATTATTATGCATATGGATTAAAAGCTAATTTTAAGACGAAACTTTCAATATTTCAATACGGGATTTCTGATTATCAATATTACAGGGTTTTAGTAAATGAACCCAAATGGGTCTCTAATCCAGCAACACATACAAATAAATTAACAGACTTTATGGGTACGGAATTCAACCTAAAAATTTTTGATGTAAAGAATTTTTTTGATTTAAGATATAACAGAACGTTTGATTTCATGCAAGAAAAGGCTGAAGATCGATTTATAACACATTTTTTAACTTCAAAATATACATTAAATTATAATAAATTGAGTTTTGAAAATAATACCAGAACAGATTTAGAAAAAGAAAAAATTGACTTTATAAAAACAAAATTCAATGGTTTTATAAAATACGATATATTTAAACACAATTATCAATTTGATTATGATCATAAAAATGAAATAATGCCAATAACTGTGATTAATAATAAAAGTGAAATAATTTTTGGAAAAAACAAAATAGAAATAAATTATGATTATTATTTAAAAAAAGAAACATTTAAAGAAAGTATTCCGCAAATAAAGTCTAAATACTTATTTTATGATTCAAATGGTGGAAGATATGAGGGAAATTTAAATTTTTTTAATGAGTATAAAAATATACATTATGACCTTAAATATAAATCCAAAGGAGCAAAACAGTCATTAATATTAAATCTTGATTATGATATTGAAAATGAATATTTAAAAACAGGAATTGGATATAATACATCAACAAAATATGATTGGGCAAAGATATCCTTTATATATGATATAAAAAATAATGTTTGGAATTTTACACAATTTGAATTGAATAAACGTCTTATATGTTGGTCTTTATATTTTAAAGGTGATTTGAAATTATTGCCTAAATTTTCATTAAAAAGTTTTGAATTTAAATTCTTTATTACAGATATACCAGAAAAATCCGTTGGTTATACAGAAGAAAAAGGTGTTGATATTAACCTGTTTTAA
- a CDS encoding phosphate signaling complex PhoU family protein, with protein sequence MIELLSEETKKQVISYHNEILKMGRLVQGMFLKFKDAFFEKNVDLSREIIKQDMRVDFIEARLEYKSMEILAINNLYGIYFKIVFLGNKIIGILESMADLCETMAKNNIDLLSYPNSINPYQFEDLFDISQNMLGESLRLFSNIVENRDLYMEKDAIELAKIICKTDIEVDSLYNAFKRNLMGKVTKDNFKSIMANIEILSNLEKFSDLTTNIAEYSIFILTGDRYKCNKEGFDIFYSLGE encoded by the coding sequence ATGATAGAATTATTATCAGAAGAAACCAAAAAGCAGGTAATTTCTTATCATAATGAGATATTAAAAATGGGACGTCTTGTTCAAGGAATGTTTTTAAAATTTAAAGATGCTTTTTTTGAAAAAAATGTAGATTTGTCAAGAGAAATAATTAAACAAGATATGAGAGTGGATTTTATTGAGGCCAGGTTAGAATATAAGTCAATGGAAATATTGGCTATTAATAATTTATATGGAATATATTTTAAAATTGTTTTTTTGGGAAATAAAATAATAGGAATTTTAGAAAGTATGGCAGATTTATGCGAAACTATGGCAAAAAATAATATAGATCTATTATCTTATCCTAATTCTATAAATCCTTATCAATTTGAAGATTTATTTGATATATCACAAAATATGCTTGGTGAATCTTTAAGGTTATTTTCAAATATAGTTGAAAATAGAGATTTATATATGGAAAAAGATGCAATAGAACTTGCAAAGATCATATGTAAAACTGACATTGAAGTAGATAGTTTATATAATGCTTTCAAAAGAAATCTTATGGGGAAAGTCACAAAGGATAATTTTAAGTCTATTATGGCAAACATAGAAATATTATCAAATTTAGAAAAATTTTCAGACTTGACAACAAACATAGCAGAATATTCTATTTTTATACTTACAGGAGACAGGTATAAATGTAATAAAGAAGGGTTTGATATTTTCTATTCTCTGGGGGAGTAA
- a CDS encoding uracil-DNA glycosylase gives MSKVEDLELIGDKIKNCDSCSLSLSRTNVVIGEGSPDSPIMLVGEGPGANEDLQGRPFVGRAGNLLDKLLKEIAKIERENLYITNVVKCRPPKNRVPTTEEMEKCSHFLMAQITVIKPKIIVALGSTALNFFLKQVVPITKHRGRFKEWYGGIYIFPTFHPSYLLRNRSEKEGSPLFYAKLDMQAIGYMYHQLKSKPNINLKSLIEKTEKGIIDAENRIKG, from the coding sequence ATGTCGAAAGTTGAAGATTTAGAATTAATAGGGGATAAAATAAAAAATTGTGATAGTTGTTCATTAAGTTTATCGCGAACAAATGTGGTAATTGGAGAAGGATCCCCTGACTCACCAATAATGTTAGTAGGTGAGGGACCAGGTGCAAACGAAGATTTACAAGGAAGGCCGTTTGTTGGAAGAGCTGGCAATTTGCTTGATAAACTATTAAAAGAAATTGCAAAAATAGAAAGAGAAAATCTGTATATAACAAATGTAGTGAAATGCAGACCACCAAAAAATAGAGTTCCTACGACAGAAGAAATGGAAAAATGTAGTCATTTTTTAATGGCACAAATAACAGTGATAAAACCAAAAATTATTGTAGCATTAGGTTCAACAGCTTTGAATTTCTTTTTAAAACAGGTTGTTCCTATAACAAAACATAGAGGAAGATTTAAAGAATGGTATGGTGGAATATACATATTTCCCACCTTTCATCCGAGTTATTTATTAAGGAATAGAAGTGAGAAAGAAGGGTCTCCACTTTTTTATGCAAAATTAGATATGCAAGCTATTGGATATATGTACCATCAATTAAAATCAAAACCAAATATAAATTTAAAAAGTCTTATTGAAAAAACAGAAAAAGGTATTATAGATGCAGAAAATAGAATAAAAGGTTAA